The region aaaaattctgattttaacataataagaacaaaaatattaagacatttaatttatattaaattcaaaatgcatgtgtataaattttaaattaaaattgtaactcTAAAAAATATGACCAACGAATCTGAATACACGATTTATCTGCgaataatatgtatatgtttttaataaagatatttttccaCTAATAATTATCTTGCCAGcctttttgtattttcttcaaatatctTTTCCAAACCATTTTTTGTATGTTCCTGTCTGCCTTTTTTTGTTCAGTCTCCTCATATATCTTACCGGaataactgaaattttttaaattacatatatcaaTTAACTGTACTATATGTATGaagtattattttcaataataatatacgtaAAGGTGTAAGACTTACATTTGAGAATATctagttgctctactttctgaGGGTAATCTAAAAGGAGGAAATATATTTGGATCTGATATATTAATTGCCGACATTTTTTGTTGTGCTTTTGAAAGTTGCCTCAACAATGGATCCATAAGGTTTCGGGGCCAACCTATAATACCCATTCCTATCCCTAATTCATGGAATTGTTCTTCTGGTGCACACATTAGTGCTCGTAAATATTCCCTATAAACTTTTgacctaaaaataatttcttagtcAAACAATTCGAACTTATGAAAGCATACACACGTTGGCATCACAGGTTTATCAATAGCTAATAAACCAATGTCCTTATTCTTATTCACCACTTCTTGAACCAAAGGACAATTATCCCTTAATCTTGAACATTGCTTCAAAGATGTACCGTGCAATATCTTTGTTTCATTAGGCAAAATTTTCGAAACAACTAAGTCAGGATGGCGATTGAAAGTATGGAAATGATTAGTCCTTAGTAATCGGCTTAATTCAACTTCTgggaaaagtaaataaaaaaagggaAAAGTAAAGttcaaataacattcaataatttgatACCTATaaggtttaaatatttcctctCGAAAGTAATCCATATGATCCTGGCAGTGATTGAAATGAAGAATTCAAAACGCTTTCTGTCTTTCACATGTAAAGATGAACGAGTGAGATCACTCATATGATGAAGTTTTTTACTTTCACCGGATCCCATTAACATACAAGCATATTCTTTTCCAGCCAACATACGTAAATCGGTCAATCTTTCAGCaactatattttgtttttgcctATAGGCATCACTTTTTAAGCTACGCTGAACCTCCCCTCGTCTTTCAGACATTAGTTCGTAGAGCTGataaaaatacgaaaaatatataatgagcGCTCGTAGAAATCTTTCGTAAGAACCagtgtataaattttgaacgAACTCTGGAATAAGATCAATTGGATTGGCGTGATACAGAGCGACATCAATTACATCCTGGATTGTCACGACATCCGGATCTGGCGGCTTGACCGTTCGTTGCAGGAATTTTCGAAAatgtaactaaaaatttaatagtacaaaatgaaatttaaaagttatcacTCCCTAGATATATTACAGGATCTAAATTATCGGAGTTACTAAACCGATAGTCAGCATAAATGGAACTTCGAAATTGTTGTTCAGTTGACTTTCTTTTCATGTAATATCTAAGAATAGACTGTTTAgttaaatgttcaataaattcGATATCAAAGAAAGTTATTActtaacaaattttagttcATTTGAGAACTCATCCCATATCCAGTATCCATTCCTAAACTTTGTTTCTACTTCCATGATTTAGAATTCTTCAACAAAACTACAAGAATTTTGTTCCATACAAGTAAAACAttccaattttaaagtttacgaATGAAAAAAACCGCGACTCATAAGAAATACAACAAACCCCACCCACAAACTGTCaactaaatttgaagtttaattaaccattttaatataaaatgattaaattgtcattgaaatttaaaaatttaatatataatatatgttataaaattttaaacttaaattgatCCAAGTAATCCAAAGTAAAATctgtatatatattgaaagtatatattaatataattacgaTCCAAAGGTCTTTAGGTACTTTTTCCATAGTTTCTGTTGAGTAATTCTCTCTTGTCTCTTTTTCGCAGATGGTACGTATTTCTCAAGTTTTTTCgcataatatttagtaatttcttCCTCCCTAaaaatttccataaataaCCATCAAGGAAGTACTAGAAATATAACTTACCCCTCTACTTTAACTTTCTttggtatattaaattttggaaaatcaGTCACTGACATTACAGACGGTGCGCCAAGAATTCCAGACATTTGTGTCTGTTGAGCTTTTGGAATTTGGACTAACATGGGATCTAAAATGTGTCTGGGCCATCCCAATATACCAATACCTATGTCATAGTCATGTAGATCCTCTTCCGGGAGACATAGCGCCAACTGAAGATACGCCACACGTTCGTTATCACTGGTTTAAAGATGATTatgaatttcaatttacaccataaaaatacttaattactaACTTTTCTAGATTAAATAATCCAATAGAGAGTAAGTGAAAGTCTTGATAGTCATTAAGAAGTATTTCTTGAATAAGAGGCGATCTTTGTTTCAATTTCCTTTCTTCCGTCCACACGTCGCCGTAAATGATCTTCTTTTCTGCTGGTTCCATCGGACTTTCCTTGTATTTTCTCTTAGCATTGTTGAAATAGGGAGATCGTAACAAACGATTTAACTCAacctctaataaaaattttgtgcaCGTTTAgataattacaacaatttttgagTTACCTATAgtagacaaatattttctttccatCGCtatccaaataattttaacagttataacaaacaaaaactcCATTTTCCTTTTATCTTCGCCAGACAAAGAAGTATTGTTTTTTGTGTTCATGTGATGAAACTTCTTGTTTTCTCCAGTGCCCATCAGAATTGCTGCATACTCTTTGGAGATAATACTTCGTAGTTCAGAAAACGTTTCTCTTAATATCCTTTCATTGTTTTCGCTGGCTTCGCACTTTAACGTTCTTGCTATAAGCACCCTCCTTTCTTGcatttcttcaaaattctAGAAATTGCGCTTGAATATGTTTGGAGCAtttaatgtacattttaaacCTGCACAAGAAATTGGAAATACACTATCAAAGCCCGTAAAAATCTATCCATCGTAGCTGTatgtaaaatatcaataaattcggGAGAAAGATCCCTAGGATTGATTGTAAATAAAGCCACATCTTTGATGTCTTGGATTGTAATAACTTCGACCTCAAACAATTTAACTTTTCTTTGAAAAAGTTTCCTAAAACGGGCCTAAGaacatgaaaatttaagtaatttaacaagatatgtaaatataaatggcAACTAAACTCACCTGCTCCAAAGAATCGACCGCTTCTTTAAATCTTACGACTTCACTTCCACCGCTTATGTCGcttgaaaatttgtttgtacGTGATATTTGCTTCAAGTTTTTTTGTTCGtttctacaaaataataaattttaaatagtcaataattataaataagataatcaaaatattaattaatattaataatttgatataataattaaacatatttatacgtaaatatatttatatagaaatatttcgtACTGCATATATATTAAGAAATCAGTAAACTCATCCCAAGCCCATTTCCCATTCTTGAATGAAGATtccataatattatttgagtatattagtataaatgtagaagttaaaatgtaaaaatattttttgacattaaattattagaaaaattcacTTTATTTGACAATAAACTATACaggttaaattcaaaatttgcatatataaatgttaaatgataaagtaataaactttacatatattccttttatttatttatattacctagtaaaaataagtttacaaTTTACCACCATTATGTagtgtaacaatttttataaaaaatatcgaattttctcgtaaatataaataatcatacTGGCCCAGATgtggtttatttatattgtagtttttatgattattattacttataattcatgctatgaaaattttattttattatttataaaatgaatttttacttTGGAAAAATGTGTTGTCAGTACAATGCTGTACTAGTGGTATGAGGTGAGTCCAACCCTGTGTACATTGCACCATAACatataattagattaaaaataattattcgtgACTTGACCTTATTTAAGGCAAAccaaaataagataaattaacggaaatttaaaaagattgtgCTTGCACTTGTCGTTCATTGAATATTTGTTGATCCACTGTGGACAATTGGCTGCCATGATCAATATTGACAAGCAAACGTCAAAATCCAGATGTGATGTGGGATAGGTTgtgttttaaaaaactgtttataattatcattaaaatgtatagtACAAATAGTcatgtaatttaattcttgtgtaaaatatcgtaGTGTAGTTTAGTGACATTAACCTTAAACATGGTgtccataataaaaaatcaactatTAAAACACCTTTCTaggtaaaatttttgttttcagtgaAATTTACACAGTTACATTGTCTTCCTTGTAGGTTCACTAAGAACTTATCAGctgataaaatcaatttaagcACCTTTAAAGGAGAAGGTGAATTATCTAATTTGGAACTGAATGAATTTGTGTTGACTGAATTGCTTGAATTACCTTCCTGGTTACGATTAACAAAAGCTTGGTGTAATAAAGTTACTTTCAGAATAGcatggacaaaattaaaaagtgttcCCATTCATTTGGTATATTAGGTTCTTAATAcctcttaacatttttataatcatgTATTTGTAGAGTTTGGATGAAGTCAATATAACTGTGGAAACATGTGAGGAGTTACGATCTATGTCAGCACAAGCTGGACTGTCATCTTATGCAGTGCCaggaaaatatagttttatacaTAAAGTTATTGATGGAATTACGGTCACAGTAAAcactgttaatattttatttaatagccCTGCTTTTACTGCTAGTGTTCAggtaagtttaaatatattgtactgATAACAGTCATACTGAAACcttgaaaatttatacatactatgctaattaaaatttaaactcatTTTATTTGCTGACAATATTAtccatttatatataaatagctTACAtacaaatatagtatttatgcattaaaaacataaacaatattttattatcttttgaaattacttttattgattCAGAATATggcaataaatatacaaaagtgttatctataatttttactgttgtatcataaatttaatcgtattttatttccttatttAGTTAACTCTTTTTATAGATATCGCGAATAACGGTGGAGTCGAAGAACCCGAGATGGACAAAGTCAGACTTACGCATGACGCGAATCAAAGACCCTGAAAAGGGTCAACTGCTAATATTCAAGGAGCTCGAATGGCAAACCGTAAGGATCGAGGCAAAGTCGACTAGGGACAAGAATCTAACGCCACTCAGACTGTTAACTAACCAAGCGAGATGCCGTTTTGTAATTAAGAAGAGAATTTCCGGTACGATTGATTGTTTTgccaatgttttttaaattaattgcgaTCGTTTTTAGACTGCTTTATTTTGGGTTCACGACTTGTAATAATATTGGATGACTTGTTGTGGGTATTGACGGATTCACAGTTAAAAGCTGCGTTGCACTTTTTGGATTCCCTATCTGGTTTGGTGCAGAAGGCTACAGAAATGACAAGGACCATAAAAGCAGCAAGGAAGCTGGAGGTACAAggttgaacaatttttattagtattactaattgttttacaattgTTTCAGGAGCTGCCTAGTCAAATGCAGGAAGTTCGACCTAATGAAAGATCCtacagtaaattattttccctCTATGATGTCGTCGAAACATCCTACCACTTCATTTCCAATCAAATTGTGTTGCATTTATGCGATGACCCGGGTTGTATGTatcataaatttctaaaaatcttGTCTTACATTTAAGTTGCAGCTGGCAGATCAAGTCATCCTCATCTAAAAGACGGTGGAGCGTTGCAGATCAGCGTGAAGAAGTTCCAGATAGATTATTACCCATACCATTTAGCAAAAGATAATAGGAAACACTGGCCGAAGTACAACGCATCATCTGTACCACACACGATGTGGCAAGAACAATCGTTAAACTCGTTCAAAACCAAGTTCATCGATCTAATTGACAAAAGCCAAATCCAACACACTCCACTGTCAAGATCTAACAAGGTAAATTCTCTTGTTTTCAAACATATTCGTCCTAAAGCTTTATGACGTTTACAGGGCCCAAATACCACGTCCCCCAATCCGAATCAAGAACCAAAGAAGGTGCCAAGCCCCAACCAGAAAGATGTGAGGAGGCGTGTAGAAATACAGCTGTCAAAGCTGATGACCACTTGTGCCATTATGAGGATAGAGGATTTTACCCTTTACAAAGTGACGACTTCGGGCAAGAAGCAACAACTGAAGGAATTTGTATGCGGTAAGTAAAACGAGCAtatcctttatttatttttgctaaACACTACTAATTTGGGGCctatgtaaatttgttatggacacatttttatacacatataataaaaaaactgttaatttaattgactgTATTTTATGATGACTACAAGTGGGTTTATATTACTActaatattatacttataaCTATAACTAAAATAGTATGTAGCTGTTGCCAAGGATAATAAACTAACactacattaatattttactattttctatatttctcTATTAATTTGTGGAccttaattaatagaaaattaataaataaatatatccatagttttaatatttacataggTCCGTTTTGCGCAGCTGAAACTGatctattttttcatttattagcTCAGCACAAACGGAGAGATAAGTGTGCCACATCAGGTATATTAACATACTGTAGGCAAAGTAGTGTAAATAATTAGttgtttgataattatttcagttagtattttatatgttacatTGCCTTCCAAAACGCATTTTTCATTCTTGTTAAAAAGcacttgaattaattattacaaatctcACAAATATCATAATAAGTGGCAACACTACTGTAAGTTTTAATGTTACCCTAGTGTCGTAAGTTTCCCGTAGTGGTATTTTAAGGGGTAAAATTTGTGCCATTGTCTAGTCAATGTATCACAttcatttatgtatttttgtgcAGGTGACAGAGATCATATGCAATTACCGAAAGAGGCCAGTATTGTTCAcgcagaatttatttattattattatccaaACGATCTTCCCTTTCCTCGTAAGTATTACTAATATCGGATATGTATAAAAAGTTTGATTGTATTGCTTTCAGTTCCTCCACCAAAGTTTTATGTGCAGCTCAACCCTATACAGGTCGTATTTGATGTAGATAGTTGCTTGTGGTTAAACTCGTTTGGTTTAAATCTTTATCAGTCTTTGATGGCCTCTAAAGCTGAAATGCCACAGACTGACCTCACTTACATTGATGTTAAGATAGAGGCCATTTTGCCACGGGTAATTATCATAACATATTCCAGTTccttatgtattaaaatattactttttacagataaattttgaaagcaCTGTGGAACACCCCAACCAAAGAGACAGGCCGAAATGTCTGAGCGTTCAAGTCACAAGAGCCACAATTACTAACGTCCGAAGCCTAGAACAGTCATCGCGGGCAGACTTAGCCAAATGCGTCGATTCATTTCACATGGGATCGCTGTTCTTCGGCTCAGAATTCCCGTCGAAACCAGACGATTTTTACATAGTCACCCAGAAGTTCCTCGATCACATCTCCTCCAGTGACAACGTGAGGAGCACACCCAAAGAAATCGACTCTTTGGTGAGTGATCAATgctataatataaatagaaaatgtaatgtgtaaatatgtaattgaaatttttcagaTTAAATTATGTGCATAAAACAAGTCTGTTGAGTGATTGGCTGTTTACAGAATCACCAGTTCACCCGCGAACTCCTCTGGACTGAAGCTAAGGACATGTGGTGCGCAAGTCTGGATCCCGTGTGGGCTGACTTCGTGGGCACCAGGGCCTCGTTGAAACCTGTCCCGTTCCTCGACGCCGTTCCCGTCACCATCTGGCTTCACTCGCACATGGATCCGAATTCAACGACCAGAAGCGGCACCAGTGACGGCACCACCGTTCCAACCGCCGATATCCACGCGTTGGCCCACATCTCCAATTTGGTCAGCGTACAAATCAACCACTATcaatatctatttttgttgCGATTGGCGGAGGAGGCGGCCGAGTTGGCCACTTTCTTGTCCATTGATTCCAACAGGATTTTAaaggtatattttttttttccagcAAAAtcttttgatcattttttacacattatttctACTTCAGGTTGAGAGTAGTGGTTCAATTGTAATGGGTGCTCTAATCCCTCAAGTTGAAGTGACCTTTGTGATGCCATCTCAGACCCCAGGCAAAGAATCGTCGGGTGGCGACGTGGAATCCTTCGTGCCGGACTCCTCTAGTATACCAGACGACATGCTAGTTGGTAAGCTTTATTTATCTCAAAAAAAACCGTATTTTCACTTGTATATTAAGGTTCAACAGCAACAGTTTGGCAAAACAGCACTTTGTCAATTACACAAGCAGACACAAGCAAGAAAATTGCGAACGGTTCGGGAAATCACTTGGAGATTTCGGCTAGCTATTCCATGGATTTTCCTCCAGTAAGTCCCGAAAGCAAGGTCCCCATTAAAAACGATTTGGTGCCGCAAATGGGTAATGTCATGTTTCAGAACAACTTCAATGCAGGTAATTGTTTACAATAACTTCAATTAACGAacgttttttaaacttaatatgataattttgtgtttttaagaCAAAAAAGTTTCAGGCTTCAGTTCCATGAAGAAAGGTTTCAGCAATTTGATGTCGTCGTTAGACAGTGCCCTAAAACCTAGTCCGGATGACGCCAGCGACACATTGTCCATACAAAGTGACGCCTCCAGCGATTCCGAGAGTTACGTACTCATCAGAAATATCGAAACGGACATCGTAGGttcagatttaatgtttgtgGTCAACGAGTTTTCGTATCAGGAACAATCGAACGTCGAAATGGCCAGCGAGGTTATAGAAGAAGAGAATACAGTCACCACAACCAGTGACCACTCTTTAACCAGCAGCTGTAGAAGAAAAGATCTGGTATGtagttattttgttattgtttattataataaaatttatcatttattcttTCAGATATGTGTTTCGAcgttcaaattaaacaaagtgGAATTCCTGCAACAGTCTTTAGGTTATTCGTCTTCAATAAAACTGCAGGTCGGTAGCGTTAGCAATGAGGACTGCAGCTCTATTCCATGGGACGAATTTCAGGTGAGTTTAACtaccattttttattcttgtgTTGCCTAAAATTTGTAAGTTAAGCTTTATCTATTGAACTTATACATTTCACACATTtgtcataaaacattttattgagaTATTTACGACTCACaccaaatgtaaattattatattattatgtattataaaaaaaagtaaaataattaaatatttccttttacCATAAACttgctttataaaaaaatgtgctgttgataatgttaataatagtaataaactaACTGTAATACTAAATGTAACACCAATTAAACtacaaattaatcaaaacctATAATTACATTACTACGattctttctattttatataccagataaagtaatttaggttttttttttttcaaggtttatttgaatatttgtttttattctttaacatatttatattaaattatatatatatatatatattatttcaaagctTCTTTATTGCCTTTCTAACCatgatatttatttccttttctacattatatttaaacatttttatttttattcacgtGGTTAAATTTGTGCAAATTTGCTTTGAGTTCAATAATCAGCTTAAAACGACAGAAGTAACAAAAggaataatgttattttaaagttaaactgtaaaaacataaattactttttcaggcacctaatattaaaaaaaaaaacatatgtttttgttattaaataattaaccttAAGAAGGACATTAAGGTGTAGATTTACTTTGAATATCACTGTGACCTATTATAAGTACATTAATCACATTAGTGACCAAGTACAAACTTACTACCACTTTGATttctctttatattttttgcatgCAATCTGAATGTATCTGTATGTGGCTCAGGCCAAACTGAAGGtattggaaaacaacaaattcATACGGAATGCACCAGTAGATTTATTTGTTCTTGGATTATGTTTACGATGTCGTCGCACCTGAGCAACatttatgtacataaatttaaaaaccgcACCACAATTTAAACGTAATCCATGCAATCGTTTTAGacgcatgatttaaattatatttcacataCGTGCTTTGAATGCATTAATACATCACATGTAGTTTTTTAGGTACAACTCTATGTTTTGCTTCTTCATAAGATccttagttaataaaaaccaaCTATTTTTTAGAGTACAAAAGATCAAGCAGTCTAGTTTGCGTAAGCGAATAATACAAGCCGCAAAACttactgaattaatatttcacagttattatttctatatttatttatttcaagacTTG is a window of Aethina tumida isolate Nest 87 chromosome 7, icAetTumi1.1, whole genome shotgun sequence DNA encoding:
- the LOC109605231 gene encoding protein phosphatase 1 regulatory subunit 36 is translated as MEVETKFRNGYWIWDEFSNELKFVKYYMKRKSTEQQFRSSIYADYRFSNSDNLDPLHFRKFLQRTVKPPDPDVVTIQDVIDVALYHANPIDLIPEFVQNLYTGSYERFLRALIIYFSYFYQLYELMSERRGEVQRSLKSDAYRQKQNIVAERLTDLRMLAGKEYACMLMGSGESKKLHHMSDLTRSSLHVKDRKRFEFFISITARIIWITFERKYLNLIEVELSRLLRTNHFHTFNRHPDLVVSKILPNETKILHGTSLKQCSRLRDNCPLVQEVVNKNKDIGLLAIDKPVMPTSKVYREYLRALMCAPEEQFHELGIGMGIIGWPRNLMDPLLRQLSKAQQKMSAINISDPNIFPPFRLPSESRATRYSQIYSGKIYEETEQKKADRNIQKMVWKRYLKKIQKGWQDNY
- the LOC109605226 gene encoding uncharacterized protein LOC109605226; this translates as MESSFKNGKWAWDEFTDFLIYMQNEQKNLKQISRTNKFSSDISGGSEVVRFKEAVDSLEQARFRKLFQRKVKLFEVEVITIQDIKDVALFTINPRDLSPEFIDILHTATMDRFLRALIVYFQFLVQNFEEMQERRVLIARTLKCEASENNERILRETFSELRSIISKEYAAILMGTGENKKFHHMNTKNNTSLSGEDKRKMEFLFVITVKIIWIAMERKYLSTIEVELNRLLRSPYFNNAKRKYKESPMEPAEKKIIYGDVWTEERKLKQRSPLIQEILLNDYQDFHLLSIGLFNLENDNERVAYLQLALCLPEEDLHDYDIGIGILGWPRHILDPMLVQIPKAQQTQMSGILGAPSVMSVTDFPKFNIPKKVKVEGEEEITKYYAKKLEKYVPSAKKRQERITQQKLWKKYLKTFGS
- the LOC109605233 gene encoding UHRF1-binding protein 1 isoform X1, with translation MVSIIKNQLLKHLSRFTKNLSADKINLSTFKGEGELSNLELNEFVLTELLELPSWLRLTKAWCNKVTFRIAWTKLKSVPIHLSLDEVNITVETCEELRSMSAQAGLSSYAVPGKYSFIHKVIDGITVTVNTVNILFNSPAFTASVQISRITVESKNPRWTKSDLRMTRIKDPEKGQLLIFKELEWQTVRIEAKSTRDKNLTPLRLLTNQARCRFVIKKRISDCFILGSRLVIILDDLLWVLTDSQLKAALHFLDSLSGLVQKATEMTRTIKAARKLEELPSQMQEVRPNERSYSKLFSLYDVVETSYHFISNQIVLHLCDDPGSGRSSHPHLKDGGALQISVKKFQIDYYPYHLAKDNRKHWPKYNASSVPHTMWQEQSLNSFKTKFIDLIDKSQIQHTPLSRSNKGPNTTSPNPNQEPKKVPSPNQKDVRRRVEIQLSKLMTTCAIMRIEDFTLYKVTTSGKKQQLKEFVCAQHKRRDKCATSGDRDHMQLPKEASIVHAEFIYYYYPNDLPFPLPPPKFYVQLNPIQVVFDVDSCLWLNSFGLNLYQSLMASKAEMPQTDLTYIDVKIEAILPRINFESTVEHPNQRDRPKCLSVQVTRATITNVRSLEQSSRADLAKCVDSFHMGSLFFGSEFPSKPDDFYIVTQKFLDHISSSDNVRSTPKEIDSLNHQFTRELLWTEAKDMWCASLDPVWADFVGTRASLKPVPFLDAVPVTIWLHSHMDPNSTTRSGTSDGTTVPTADIHALAHISNLVSVQINHYQYLFLLRLAEEAAELATFLSIDSNRILKVESSGSIVMGALIPQVEVTFVMPSQTPGKESSGGDVESFVPDSSSIPDDMLVGSTATVWQNSTLSITQADTSKKIANGSGNHLEISASYSMDFPPVSPESKVPIKNDLVPQMGNVMFQNNFNADKKVSGFSSMKKGFSNLMSSLDSALKPSPDDASDTLSIQSDASSDSESYVLIRNIETDIVGSDLMFVVNEFSYQEQSNVEMASEVIEEENTVTTTSDHSLTSSCRRKDLICVSTFKLNKVEFLQQSLGYSSSIKLQVGSVSNEDCSSIPWDEFQSKFSTRSRAWTDNPLNASASAKVKLRMDHNLSLPSSKSMMQLDFTDRNNIKNLFRDLITVEVNDIALDLNMSTVTGLADLVEDEIIPIPIPMQITVDNVKIHLNEDRPPVNITSPGPVPIDLNITELYITRSEDGTFNLLPKKPFSSSLSLTEDPEVHSLQRQISADNEELRRRLQAFERVSEENRVLRKSKEENDMLKSYLKTAQDEVARLLDEKNKLLDEIKKLQQLTGDRGWQWNSKR
- the LOC109605233 gene encoding UHRF1-binding protein 1-like isoform X2, with amino-acid sequence MVSIIKNQLLKHLSRFTKNLSADKINLSTFKGEGELSNLELNEFVLTELLELPSWLRLTKAWCNKVTFRIAWTKLKSVPIHLSLDEVNITVETCEELRSMSAQAGLSSYAVPGKYSFIHKVIDGITVTVNTVNILFNSPAFTASVQISRITVESKNPRWTKSDLRMTRIKDPEKGQLLIFKELEWQTVRIEAKSTRDKNLTPLRLLTNQARCRFVIKKRISDCFILGSRLVIILDDLLWVLTDSQLKAALHFLDSLSGLVQKATEMTRTIKAARKLEELPSQMQEVRPNERSYSKLFSLYDVVETSYHFISNQIVLHLCDDPGSGRSSHPHLKDGGALQISVKKFQIDYYPYHLAKDNRKHWPKYNASSVPHTMWQEQSLNSFKTKFIDLIDKSQIQHTPLSRSNKGPNTTSPNPNQEPKKVPSPNQKDVRRRVEIQLSKLMTTCAIMRIEDFTLYKVTTSGKKQQLKEFVCGDRDHMQLPKEASIVHAEFIYYYYPNDLPFPLPPPKFYVQLNPIQVVFDVDSCLWLNSFGLNLYQSLMASKAEMPQTDLTYIDVKIEAILPRINFESTVEHPNQRDRPKCLSVQVTRATITNVRSLEQSSRADLAKCVDSFHMGSLFFGSEFPSKPDDFYIVTQKFLDHISSSDNVRSTPKEIDSLNHQFTRELLWTEAKDMWCASLDPVWADFVGTRASLKPVPFLDAVPVTIWLHSHMDPNSTTRSGTSDGTTVPTADIHALAHISNLVSVQINHYQYLFLLRLAEEAAELATFLSIDSNRILKVESSGSIVMGALIPQVEVTFVMPSQTPGKESSGGDVESFVPDSSSIPDDMLVGSTATVWQNSTLSITQADTSKKIANGSGNHLEISASYSMDFPPVSPESKVPIKNDLVPQMGNVMFQNNFNADKKVSGFSSMKKGFSNLMSSLDSALKPSPDDASDTLSIQSDASSDSESYVLIRNIETDIVGSDLMFVVNEFSYQEQSNVEMASEVIEEENTVTTTSDHSLTSSCRRKDLICVSTFKLNKVEFLQQSLGYSSSIKLQVGSVSNEDCSSIPWDEFQSKFSTRSRAWTDNPLNASASAKVKLRMDHNLSLPSSKSMMQLDFTDRNNIKNLFRDLITVEVNDIALDLNMSTVTGLADLVEDEIIPIPIPMQITVDNVKIHLNEDRPPVNITSPGPVPIDLNITELYITRSEDGTFNLLPKKPFSSSLSLTEDPEVHSLQRQISADNEELRRRLQAFERVSEENRVLRKSKEENDMLKSYLKTAQDEVARLLDEKNKLLDEIKKLQQLTGDRGWQWNSKR